A window of Maioricimonas rarisocia genomic DNA:
GCGACGACGACGTCGAGATAACCGTCGCTGTCGAAGTCGGAGAACATCAGCCCCAGCGACTTGGCCATCGGAACGCCGGTCGTCGGGTTCCGGATCTGGATGCCCGCCTCTTCACTGACGTCGGTGAATGCACCGTCGCCGTCGTTGCGGAACAGCTGCGAATAGGTCCCTTCGAAATCCTGAGGCCGACCATAGGCCCGATCGCTACCGGTCAGTGTGAACGGCTGAGACAGGTCGAACTCGCGGGACCAGACGATGTAGTTGCAGACCCACAGATCCAGATCACCGTCGTTGTCGTAGTCGAACCAGCCGGTACTGGTACTCCATTCCTGATCGCCGCCGGCGAGACCCGCGGAGTCGGTCACTTCGACATACGTCCCGCCATCATTGCGGAACAGCCGGTTCCGCCCCAGGGCCGAGAAGAACAGATCGGGGTCGCCGTCGTTGTCATAGTCTCCAACGGCAACGCCCATGCCGTACATCGAGACCGTCAGTCCGGCCTCGTGCGTCACATCCCTGAAGTTGCCCTGGCCGTCGTTGGCGTACAGCGCGTGCGTCGCTTCCGGACTGCCGGACGGGGTGGGATCCCAGGGCCAGCGCTGCGAATTGACCAGCAGAATGTCCTGGGCACCGTCTCCGTTGTAGTCGAGAAACGCGCAGCCACCTCCCATCGTCTCCGGGAGGAGCTTTTCGCCGTACGCACCGTTTTCGTGCACGAAGCGGATGCCTGCCGACTCGGTGACGTCGGTAAACGGGATCGAAGGGAGTTCGACCTTCGGCAGAACGCGGGTCTCCGGCAGTTCGATGGGAGCCGCTTCGGTCACGTCGACCGAACCGTCCGGACGCAACCACCACCACGCGCCCGCCGCGGCGCTTCCGATCAGCAGCAGTGCCACCGCGGAATACTTCAGCGCGACGCCAATGATGGCGTCGTCCCGTTCCAGTTCTTCCTCGAGTTCCGGAGCGGTCGTCCGCTCGGGAGAGGCTTTTTTATTGCTCATGGGAGGGAATCCCCTTTCGAATGAATCGTGGATCGCGGCAACCGCTACTCGGAACCGGCGGCATTCGCCTCCAGGCCGGGTGCCTCCGGACGATGCAGCGAATAGATCGTGACCGGTTCGGCCGCATGGGCCGCCGCCGGATACCGCTCACGCGCCAGCCGGATCGCCTTGCCCCGGATGTTGTCGTCCGGCTTGTACCTCTGGTGCAGTTCGCGATGTTTCTCGGCTTCGTCGGTTTCGCCGAGCTGCTGCATGATGAGATACATGTTGTAGTGAGCGGTGACGTTCTCGGAATCGATCGCCAGCACACGTTCGAACGTGGCGGCAGCATCACGGAGCAGGGCATCCCGCTGTTCTTTGCGGGCCTCGCCCCGCTCGCGTCGGGCCTTGTCGAACAGCACGCCTCCCAGTTCGTTCAGCACGACGTAGTCACGGCTGAAGTCGAAGCCACGTGAAATCTGCTCGGCCGTGCGACCGTCCACGACGGCCCTCAGGTTTTCCTCTGCCTCGTCGAGTCGTCCCTGCTGCCGGTTCACTGCGCCGCTCAGCCAGTTGACGGTCCACGGCGGAGGCGCGGGATCGTCGTAGTCGACCGCCCGTTTGATGGCATCGACCGCGTCATCGAGTCGTCCTTCGACGAAGAAGACGCGGGCTTGGTTGAGCGGCCCGTCGTACCGGCCCAGCGTTTCCACTTCTGCGAAAGCTGCTTCCGCCTGACGCAGCTCGGCCTTCCCTTCGAGAAACAGGCCGATGCCATAGTCGTTCCACCGCTGCCATTCGGGAATGTCGTCGCGCGACTGGTCCTCGATCGGCTTATCCACGCCGGCAACCGGAAGGGTGACGCGGTCGGACGCCATCGTCACGATCGGCAACGGATTTCGATACGGCTCACCCGGCTTCTGCCCCCGCAGCGGAGTGTCCCGCGGCCCGAATGAGTCGGCGACGATCTGCAGGTACTCCGTGTCGAATTTGCGGTACTGCAGTTTGACCTCGATCGTCACGTGATCGTCCAGCGACTCGGGAAGCTGCAGTTCGTAATGCGCAACCTGTCCCGCACCGGGTGGCATCTGGTGCGAATAGAGCGGCGTGCGGATGTCCTGGGGATTCCGGCGATTGATCCGGTTCCCTTCCTCGTCCAGCATGAACGTATTGACGAAGTGCGACCACGGATCGACTGTCCGGTCTTCGTCCAGCCCACCCGACCGGCCAATCACTTCCCCGCCGCTTGTGACGGTCACGTCCAGCCAGACCTCGTTCGAGTCGGACGTTCCCTGCGTGAAGTGATGCCCCAGCTTGAGCGTGCGGATCACCGTTTCGACAAGGTACTTCTGCCCCGGTTCCAGCGTCGGCAGCTCCGGACGAAGCGGCGCGTGCAGCTCTCCTTCGATCGAGCCCTCCTCGCGGATGCCGAAGATATCGACCCGCATCGAGTCCTCGAGGATCTCGCGGTGCCGGTCGACCACCTCCGGCAGATCCTTCATCCACGCGATGCCCGTGTTGGCACTGGCGAACAGATGGTCGTGAACCGTCAGCTTGCCCCTGTCGTCGAACAGCTTCGCGCCGAAGTCGTCTGATTCCTGCAGCGGCATGTGGCAGCCGTTGCAGTTCTGCTGAGCGGTCTCAGGGTAGTAGAAACTCCGCGCACCGTGTCCTGACACACCACTGAGCAACCACGAATCGTAGTGGTTCTGCCCCCGCAGGAACTCGCGGTAACCGGTCACCGCTTCGGGGATATGCACCTTGTGACAGGTCGAACAGAACTCCGCCGACGAATGGAAGTCCTTCAGGAAGGTCTTCTTGTGAAACTCCGGCTTGGCCTTGATGAGCTGGTTGTTGATCCACTGCAGGACGGCATTGTCGCTGCGGGCGAACGGGTAATGCGCCGGCTGCTCGATCGTGTAGTCGGCATTGCCTTTGTTGCTGTTCACGTGCGTGATCGCGTGACAGACTGTGCAGGTAATCCCCGCATGGGCCGTCGGATGGGCGATGTCGTCGAAGTTCGGATCATCGAACGCGCCGCTGAAGAAGGGCACCGGGTCGTGGCAGCCGGCACACCACCGGGCCGCGTGCACGTCGCCGTGCCGTTTCATCGAGACCTGCCGCGTCTCCCGAACACTCGCCAGGTACGGAGGATTGTTGAACGAGCTGAAGCGATGCACGCTCTTTTCCCAGCCGGCATGCACATCCGGATGACACTTCTTGCAGTAGTCGTCCATCATCAGCACGTCGGCCGGGATGAAGTCGCCCGTCGTCGTGCGGGCCAGGGACGGCTTGAAGTACTTCGTTCCCTCTTCGGGGCCGACGCGGTTCCATGCGCGTGGGTCCTGCGTATGCAGCGACGCCATGCCAACGACGGTCACGGCGACGGCTCCCGCGTAGGCCAGTCCCGCCCGCCACTTCAGCCGCGGGCCGGCGAGACGATGCAGCACGTACAGCCACACCGCTGCCAGCGGGCTGCCGACGTGAAGCCAGTACACGATGCTGCGCACCTGCGGTTGCCTCAGTTCGAAGCCTCCCACCCGAAACAGCAGCAGCCCGGTCCCCAGCAGAACGAGAGAGACGGCAAACAGTACGTAGCCGACCACCACCGCCCGTCGGTTCCGGCGGTTCCAGGTGTTCCGCATATGCACGATGGCGAACACCAGAAACGGCAGTAGAAACAGCAGTCCCAGGACGAGGTGTCCGAGGAACATCAGCTGGTAGAAGTAATTCTGAAAGGTCTCCCCTCTCAGCCATTCCAGAAACGTGATCGTCGCCAGGTAGGCCGAGTTGGCGATCAGAATCGCCAGCAGCACCCAGATGACCGTCAGCAGTTTCCGCAGTCGTGGACCGATCGCCCGCACGACCTTCCGTCGTGGCGTCGTTGATGGTGGCGCAGTGGCACTCACTTGCAGTTCCCCCGTTGGATGACTGTGCGCAGCGCCAGCCAGCGAACCGGAAGTCCTCGGAGCCGAGAAAGCAGATAAGACGAACGGAATTCGTCCGAGGGGCCGGCGCATGACGCCTGAGCACTACGCGACAGATCGCTGTCCCGATCAACCGGGACGGATGTCAGATCAACGCAGTCACAGTGCGCCGAACTGCCGCGGGGGACGGTCGATCGAAAGCGGCACGCCCTCGAGGGGGTGCACGGACCGACGGAGAAGCATCCGACCACATCCACTCGCATCGGACGGGCGGTGGCGGACGGAAAGAGCCGCTTCGGAAAGATTCCGGACCGGCAGCGTCGGCGGCTCTGGTGATGGCGCCGGCGCGGGCCGGCACTCGCCGTTTGCACAAGGCGACGACTTCGGATGACGTTCGGCCAGATCCCGGTCACCGGGAGGCTCGAACGCCATCACGCCCTCGAGCCTGGTCTCGCGCGGGACGTGCAGCAGATAGTCGCCGCAGGTCGCCTCCGCACGCCCATTCTGAAGCACCAGCACGAACAGGATCGCGAGCAGTGTCCGCACCATTCCTGTCGCGCCGCAGGCACCTGGCGGCAAGCATCGCGACTTCAGGAGATGGATCAGACCGGCGGTCATCAGTTCCTGTCAGTTGCCATCAGAAGGGAACTCTCGTGAGATCGTACCATCTGCCGCCACCCGAAACAGGGCATTGGCTCGTGAATCGATCACCAGCAGCGTCTCGCCGTCGAGCGTGATCCCGACGGGATTGTCGAGCGGGCTGCCTTCGACCAGTTTGGCCGGCGACTCGCCGGGGGCGATCTTCCAGATCGCTTTGGCGTAGCCGTCGGAGACGTAGGCCGTCCCGTCCTTCGCCACGGCGACCTGATGAGGAAATTCGAACGGGGCGTCTTCGACGATGACTTCACTCGCGCCGTCGGGAGCGATCTTCCGCAACTGCGGAGCGTGCGGAGTCAGCACCCAGACGTTCTGTTCGCTGTCGACCGCGACGCCACGGGGACCGGCGGTGACGAGGAACTCTTCGGGATCTCCCCCGGCCGTCGGGACCTTCCAGACGCGCTGCAGCTCGAGGTCACCGACGTACAGATGATCACCATCGACGGCCATCGAGATCGGAATGCCGATCCGGCCGCCAGTCAGCGGGGTCAGCTCGCCGCTTTGTGAGACTGCGTAGACTTCGCGGGTTGCGGAGTCACCGGCGAACAGCTGGCCATCCGGGCCGGTACAGACACAGCGGACGGCATTGAGCGGTGTGCGGAACTTACGGGAGGCCTGGAAGAGCACTTCGGTCGTTCCGTCCTTCAGTTTCCACAGGCCCGGGAGCTTGCGATCCGCGACGTACCGCGTCTCTTCCGCGCCGACAGCGACGTCAAGTGGATATACCCACTGATCTTGCGCGCAGGCAACGGTCGAAAGGAACAGGCCCTGCAAGGCAACAGCGACCGCAAGGAGCCCGCAGTGAAGTCGATGTGACATGATGGCAGAGACGACCGGGAACGCATGCCGTCATGCGTTCAGAGAATGAATCCGTGAGAAGACAGAACAATCGAACGCTTTGAGCATACGCGGACCGGGCGGCTCCTGGCAAGAATCCCACTCGTGGAAACTGATATGTCAAGCCGGATTTGGCGTCGCTTGAAGTTTGACAGGCCGAGTGCTAGGTTTCGCATCGCTCAGGGTTTCCGGCGAAACCGGGTCCCGTATCACCCTTGCGATTGGCCCCTGCGGATCGCCGGGAAGCGTCGCCAGAACGTTTCCGGGCTCGACGTTCGCGATCACCGCCTGCTTTGCCATCGCATTGTAGATCGTTTGGAAACGTTTGAAGGACTGGGTCTCATGGCCGACACAAAGTACGTGTTCTCATTCGGCGCCGGCGAGGCAGACGGTAATGCCTCGATGAAGAATACCCTCGGCGGCAAGGGGGCCAACCTGGCGGAGATGACGAACATCGGCCTGCCTGTGCCCGCCGGATTCACGATCAACACCGAAGTCTGCATCCACTACTCCGACAACGACGGAGCCTACCCCGCCGGGGTCAAGGAGCAGGTCGAAGAGGCGATCAAGAAGGTCGAAAAGGTGATGGGAGCCGAGTTCGGTTCCGACACCAACCCGCTGCTGCTCTCCTGCCGCTCCGGTGCCCGCGAGTCGATGCCGGGCATGATGGACACGGTCCTCAACATCGGGCTCAACGAAACCAGCGTCGCAGGGCTGGCCAAGCAGTCGGGTAACGAGCGTTTCGCCTGGGACAGCTACCGCCGCTTCATCCAGATGTACGGCGGCGTCGTGCTCGACATGAAGCCGAAGTCGAAGACCGACCCGGACTTCTTCGAGGAGATCCTCGAGCACGTCAAGGAAGAGGCCGGCATCGAGTTCGACAAGGACCTGACGGTCGAGCAGCTCAAGGACATCGTCAGCCAGTTCAAGGCGGTGATCAAAAAGAACACCGGCGTCGACTTCCCGACCGACCCGATGGAACAGCTCTGGGGCTGCATCGGCGCCGTCTTCGGCAGCTGGACCAACGACCGTGCCGTCGTCTACCGCCGTCAGTACCACATCCCGCACAACTGGGGCACCGCCACCAACGTGCAGGCGATGGTCTTCGGTAACCTCGGCGACGACTGTGCCACCGGCGTGGGCCTGACCCGCAACTGCTCGGACGGTACCCCGGGCTTCTGCGGCGATTACCTCATCAACGCCCAGGGCGAAGACGTGGTGGCCGGCATCCGCACCCCCAAGCGGATCGAAGAGTCCCTGTCGGACGACATGCCGGAAGCCTACGAGCAGCTCGATCAGATCGGCAAGACGCTCGAGCAGCACTACAAGGAAGTGCAGGACATCGAGTTCACGATCCAGCGCGGCAAGGTCTGGATGCTGCAGACCCGTAATGCCAAGCGGACCGGTTTCGCTGCCGTCCGGATCGCCGTCGACCTGGTCAACGAAGGCCTGATCGATCCCAAGACCGCCCTCGAAAAGCGGCGGATCCCGGCCGACGACCTCAACCAGCTGCTGCAGCCGATCTTCGATCCGGCCGCCAAGGAAGCCGCGGTCAAGGAAGGCCAGATGATCGCCAAGGGGATCAACGCGGGTCCCGGCGCGGCCACCGGCCAGATCGTCTTCCACGCCTCTGACGCCGAAGCCACCTGGAACGCCGACAACGACGCCCAGCTCATCCTGGTCCGTCGCGAGACGAGCCCGGAAGACCTTCGCGGAATGAAGGTCGCGAAGGGGATTCTGACCGCGTTCGGGGGTGCGTCCTCGCACGCCGCACTGGTCAGTCGCCAGATGGGCAAGACCTGCGTCTGCGGATGTGCGGCCCTGAGCATCAACTACGAAGCCGGCACGGTCACGGTGGGTGACACCGTCCTGAAGGAAGGGGACTGGATCTCGATCGACGGATTCACCGGCGAGGTGTTCACCGGCAAGATCGAGACCTCCGCTTCGGAAGTCATGGACGTCCTGATGGGCAACAAGAAGCCCGAGGAATCCGAAACCTACGGCCGTTACGCCCAGCTGATGCAGTGGGCCGACGAGCACCGCCGCCTGAAGGTGCGTGCCAACGCCGAAGCCCACGACGCCGAAGCCGCCGTGGCTCTGGGGGCCGAGGGTGTCGGACTGTGCCGGACCGAGCACATGTTCTTCGATCACCTCGACGAGATCCGCGAGATGATCTTCTCGTCGAACAAGGAAGATCGTGAACGGTCGCTGGCCAAGCTTCTGCCGTTCCAGCGGGATGACTTCACGCACCTGATGCGGACGATGGGTGAGCGTCCGGTGACGATTCGCCTGCTGGATCCGCCGCTGCACGAGTTCCTTTCCGAAGAGCACCTGCACGCCGACGAGACGCTGGCTCCGAAGCTGGCCAAGGCGTTCAACGTCAGCGAAGAAGAAGTGCATCGTCGCGTTGAGGAACTGGCCGAGACGAACCCGATGCTCGGCCACCGCGGCTGCCGCCTCGGCATCGTGTACCCGGAAATCACGGCGATGCAGACCCGGGCGATCTTCGAGGCCGCCTGTGCACTGAAGCAGGAAGGCATCAACGTCCACCCGGAAGTGATGATTCCACTGGCCGGCTTCAAGACCGAGTTCGACAACCAGGCGAAGGTCGTTCGCGAGACCGCCGCCAAGGTCTTCGAAGAGCAGGGCGTCGAGGTGGAATACATGGTCGGCACCATGGTGGAAGTTCCCCGTGCTGCCCTGACCGCCGACGAGATCGCCGAGACGGCCGAGTTCTTCAGCTTCGGCACGAACGACCTGACGCAGACGACGCTCGGCATGAGCCGCGACGACTACAAGGGCTTCATCGGCGAGTACCTCGAGAACGACATCATTCCGGCCGACCCGTTCCAGACGGTCGACCAGTCGGGTGTCGGCAAGCTGATGAAGATCGGCGTCGAAGGTGGTCGCGGTACCCGCTCGGACCTGAAGATCGGCATCTGCGGCGAGCATGGTGGCGATCCGAAGTCGGTCTTCTTCTGCAACCGGATCGGCCTGGATTACGTGTCCTGCAGCCCCCGGCGGATTCCGATTGCCCGCCTGGCCGCTGCCCAGGACGCTGTCGAAGGCTGAGCCGCCTGCGTCACCACGCGTGACGACTCTGAACTGACAACCTGATACGCGCCGAGCCGGTGGGAGTTTCTCCTGCCGGCTCGTTTTATTTTGAGGAATCAGGAATCAGGAATCAGGAATCAGGAAGCAGGTGCTGAGAAGCCCACTGGCTGCGTCCGGTGGGTCTGGTTTGAAGCGGCCACCCGCGCGTAAGTGGGGCAGACATTCCTGTCTGCCTTTTGCTCAATGGAGAGTCGAGGCTTCTCTACTGCAGGTCGATGCCGCGGCCAGTCCGGCAGCAGCTTGAGCGGCCTTCCCATGCAGATGACCTTCGCGCCGTCCCCCGTATCTCGGGAGCTGTCCGGCCGGTCAGCGTCCGGGCAGGCAGGAATGCCTGCCCCACCGGGTCGAAAGTCCTGGACCGCTGAATGCTGACCCCGATGCCCCCACCGGGTAGTTGGCACCGGGTCGAAGGCGCCAGGTCGCCCAGTTTCTGGATAGCCGCCCCACTCCGCAGAATGTGTCGGGCCAGCTCCAGCACTAACTGCACATGCTCCCGGGCAGTGCCGATTGGAGTCCGCCGGGAGGAGAACGCCACAAGCACTCGCGCTGCGGCCACCGCGCGCAGGTGGGGCAGACATTCCTGTCTGCCTTTTGCTCAATGTGGAGTCGGGGCTTCAAGACTGCAGGTCGATGCCGCGGCCAGGTCGGCAGCAGCTTCAGCGGCCTGCCCATGAAGATGATCTTCGCGCCGTCCCCGGTATCCCGGGAGCTGTCCGGCCGGCCGGCGTCCGGGCAGGCAGGAATGCCTGCCCCACCGGGTCGAAAGTCCTGGACCGCTGAATGCTGAATGCTGGCTTCGAAGCCCCACCGGGTAGTTGGCACCGGGTCGAAGGCGCCAGGTCGCCCGGTTTCTGGATAACCTCCCCACTCCGCAGAATGTGTCGGTTCAGGTCCAGCACTAACTGCACATGCTCCCGGGCATGTGCCGATCGGAGTCCGCCGGGAAGAGAACGCCACAAGCACTCGCGCTGCGGCCACCGCGCGTAAGTGGGGCAGACATTCCTGTCTGCCTTTTGCTCCACCGCGGAGCGAAGGTTTCCCTTTCAGCAGGGTCTCGCGGTTCCGTCTGCGTTCCGCACTGCGCACAAAAAAAACAGCCCGTCGGAACGTGTCCAACGGGCTGCCATGCACCTGTACTTCTGGAACTGACCGCCTGTCAGTTCGTCGCGGGGCCCGCACATCGGATCAGGTGATCCTTGTCGATGTAGACGACCTCTTCGACCTGCTCGCTGAAGGTGAAGGGGACGGGCCAGTGGGACCGTTTGGTTTCTTCGTAGAACACGGTGCACTTGTAGTGACAGTGGTGCAGCCGGGCCGGGCCGACCATCGGGTAGAAGCGGCACTCGTCGAGCCGGTCCACGATGGGTTCCACGATCATGCGGACGTTGTTGCGGCTCGTTTCCGCCAGGAAGGCGACACCGCCGGAGGTCTGGTCGGGCAGGGCCCGCACGACTTCATCCGCGCTGGGCGGATCCAGGCAGAACAGCGGAGCGTTCTCTCCCTCGACGGGGTCGAGAATCGGCACCTTGCCGTATCGCTCTTCTTCCCAGTAAGTGTCCTCGATCTGCTGGCTGAAGTAGGGGGTCACCGGGATCAGCGGTGTGGTGCCCCAGAAATTCGCCAGGATAAACGCGTCTTTCGCAGCCCAGTACAGCAGATTGCAACCACTGTTGGGGACCGTGACCATGAACAGGCCGGCCACGAGACAAAGACGTTTGAGGAGTCCGTTCCAGTTGGCCATCCTCGATGCCTCCAGGTGCATGATTGACGACAGGGATCGACGGCAGGCGGTCGTGACGTGTTGAATGGTTTCGCTTCCCGGTGGGAAGCCGCCGAACACACAACGATTGTTGTGCATCTCTCTTATCGTTCGCCGCACGCCATGGACTTGTGAGATTATTCGGTTTTTGACGATTTCGCCGGTCGTCCGGGGCCCGTCCGAAGGCGACTGACGGCAACAGAACGCAAAAAGGGCCTCCGGAGAACGATCCCGTTCGCCGAAGGCCCCCTGCGTTCCATCATTCGAATCGAGTCAGCAGAGACTCTGCGCGCTATCGCTGTACCGCGGGATCAGTCGGGATTCAGTCCCAGTTATGCGGATTCAGGAACCACCACCATTTGTCCGTCCGCGAATTGAACTCCAGGTTCCAGTACCCGTCGTCCCACACCAGCTGAGCCGAACGCCATCCGAGCGGCACCTGCGGGTACGGGTAGAACGGACCGATGTACGGCCAGGCACTGGCGTCGTACGAGCCCGGGTACGTCACTGCGGCGTAGTTGTCGTAATGAGCATAGGACGGCCAGGCGTGCGGCGGCAGCTTCGGCTGATTGTGGACCAGGTGACCGGCCGGCTGAACGGCCTGGCCATATCCCGGACCGGCCGGCATTCCGGCGGGCGGCACACCCGGGCCATGCATGCCCGGACCGGCCATCCCCATCGCGGCAGCCGCCTGCGGACCATATCCGGCCGGCTGTGCCGGGTAACCACCCTGCGGGCCGTAACCGGCCGGCTGAGCGGGGTATCCGCCCTGCGGACCGGGGTAACCGGTCGGCACCACACCCTGCTGCGGTGCAGGGGAGTAGGGCGAAGCGGGAGCCTGCGAAGCGGCAACCTGCTGGCCATCGACGGTCAGACGGTTGATGACCTGCTGAACCCCCGGAACGGCTTGCGCGACACGCTGAGCGTGAGCAGCCTGTTCCTTGGCTTCGACCGAGCCCACAAGGCTCACGACGCCGTTCTTGTACCGGATCTCGATGTCGTAGCCGCTCAGACCGGCGGTGACCATCGAGTCGGCGATTTCCTGAGCGACCACCTGGTTGCTGCGGCCGGCCGACTGGGCGTGGTTGACCTGCTGAACGCGGTCACCCGCGTTTCCTTCGAAGGCCGCCTGCTGGATCTCCGGTTGTCTCGGAAGTCCTGCGGGAGCAGCCGATTCCTGCATCACGGTCAGCTTGGCGTTGACCGTCTCGACGCCGCTTACCGATTCGGCGGCGCGAACCGCATTGATGCGGTGCTGAGCGTCGGCCACTTCACCTTTGATGGTGGCGACGCCGTTCTGATACTCGATTTCGATGTTGCGGCCAACGAGCTTTGCTTTCCGCAAAGCCTTGGCGATGTCTTCGGCGACTTCCTGATTTCCCCGCGGTGCGGACGCCTGAGCTGCGTCGGCCGTCTCCGATCCGCCCTTCAAGAAATCAAACGGTCCAGCCAGGGTCACGCCTGGCGCTGCTGCCAGCAGCCCGAGGCTCAGGACCCATTTCCGAGGCAGAAGCATGAAACTCACTCCTTCAAGTCTCTGTGTTCCCGACGGTCGTCCCGAGATCGGGCAAAACCGCCACCGGCAGACCGGTGGGGACGCGTTCGAATGACGTTTCCGTATTCTCTTGATCGGTTTGGTTTCGCCGGCTGGATAAACTATTCTGATTCTTTCGAACAAATCACGTGCCCGCATCGCACCGCCACAACTCGTAACTCTCCTTACCGCAGAGCCTTGCGACTTGCACGCGGGCGAGCAGTCTCCGTTCCGGCCATTCGGGGATGCGTACAGTCGGGGCTCCGTCACCGGCCCTTAACCTGCGGGCGGCAGACTATTTGCGCGTTTTTGTGCAGCATAGTGGCCGGCACCGCGGTGCATTGCTATCCTGCGGGAT
This region includes:
- a CDS encoding FG-GAP-like repeat-containing protein, with the protein product MSNKKASPERTTAPELEEELERDDAIIGVALKYSAVALLLIGSAAAGAWWWLRPDGSVDVTEAAPIELPETRVLPKVELPSIPFTDVTESAGIRFVHENGAYGEKLLPETMGGGCAFLDYNGDGAQDILLVNSQRWPWDPTPSGSPEATHALYANDGQGNFRDVTHEAGLTVSMYGMGVAVGDYDNDGDPDLFFSALGRNRLFRNDGGTYVEVTDSAGLAGGDQEWSTSTGWFDYDNDGDLDLWVCNYIVWSREFDLSQPFTLTGSDRAYGRPQDFEGTYSQLFRNDGDGAFTDVSEEAGIQIRNPTTGVPMAKSLGLMFSDFDSDGYLDVVVANDTVQNFLFRNRGDGTFEEIGALAGVAFDISGNARGAMGIDAALFREGEDCVGIAIGNFANEMTALYVSIPGTTQFSDDAIANGLGPNTRLQLTFAVFFVDADLDGRLDLFAANGHLEEDIAKVQASQTYEQSPQLFWNAGAAHATEFVPLTAEHLEKDFVRPMVGRGASYADIDGDGDLDILIAATGQKPRLLRNDQQTGGHWLRLRLEGNGTTSNRDAVGAIVTVEAAGKTQTRTVTRTRGYLSQCERPVTFGLGDAEVVERVEIRWPDGTTQTLTDLAVDQLHEVVQADVESS
- a CDS encoding multiheme c-type cytochrome, which codes for MSATAPPSTTPRRKVVRAIGPRLRKLLTVIWVLLAILIANSAYLATITFLEWLRGETFQNYFYQLMFLGHLVLGLLFLLPFLVFAIVHMRNTWNRRNRRAVVVGYVLFAVSLVLLGTGLLLFRVGGFELRQPQVRSIVYWLHVGSPLAAVWLYVLHRLAGPRLKWRAGLAYAGAVAVTVVGMASLHTQDPRAWNRVGPEEGTKYFKPSLARTTTGDFIPADVLMMDDYCKKCHPDVHAGWEKSVHRFSSFNNPPYLASVRETRQVSMKRHGDVHAARWCAGCHDPVPFFSGAFDDPNFDDIAHPTAHAGITCTVCHAITHVNSNKGNADYTIEQPAHYPFARSDNAVLQWINNQLIKAKPEFHKKTFLKDFHSSAEFCSTCHKVHIPEAVTGYREFLRGQNHYDSWLLSGVSGHGARSFYYPETAQQNCNGCHMPLQESDDFGAKLFDDRGKLTVHDHLFASANTGIAWMKDLPEVVDRHREILEDSMRVDIFGIREEGSIEGELHAPLRPELPTLEPGQKYLVETVIRTLKLGHHFTQGTSDSNEVWLDVTVTSGGEVIGRSGGLDEDRTVDPWSHFVNTFMLDEEGNRINRRNPQDIRTPLYSHQMPPGAGQVAHYELQLPESLDDHVTIEVKLQYRKFDTEYLQIVADSFGPRDTPLRGQKPGEPYRNPLPIVTMASDRVTLPVAGVDKPIEDQSRDDIPEWQRWNDYGIGLFLEGKAELRQAEAAFAEVETLGRYDGPLNQARVFFVEGRLDDAVDAIKRAVDYDDPAPPPWTVNWLSGAVNRQQGRLDEAEENLRAVVDGRTAEQISRGFDFSRDYVVLNELGGVLFDKARRERGEARKEQRDALLRDAAATFERVLAIDSENVTAHYNMYLIMQQLGETDEAEKHRELHQRYKPDDNIRGKAIRLARERYPAAAHAAEPVTIYSLHRPEAPGLEANAAGSE
- a CDS encoding Vgb family protein, giving the protein MSHRLHCGLLAVAVALQGLFLSTVACAQDQWVYPLDVAVGAEETRYVADRKLPGLWKLKDGTTEVLFQASRKFRTPLNAVRCVCTGPDGQLFAGDSATREVYAVSQSGELTPLTGGRIGIPISMAVDGDHLYVGDLELQRVWKVPTAGGDPEEFLVTAGPRGVAVDSEQNVWVLTPHAPQLRKIAPDGASEVIVEDAPFEFPHQVAVAKDGTAYVSDGYAKAIWKIAPGESPAKLVEGSPLDNPVGITLDGETLLVIDSRANALFRVAADGTISREFPSDGN
- the ppdK gene encoding pyruvate, phosphate dikinase; translated protein: MADTKYVFSFGAGEADGNASMKNTLGGKGANLAEMTNIGLPVPAGFTINTEVCIHYSDNDGAYPAGVKEQVEEAIKKVEKVMGAEFGSDTNPLLLSCRSGARESMPGMMDTVLNIGLNETSVAGLAKQSGNERFAWDSYRRFIQMYGGVVLDMKPKSKTDPDFFEEILEHVKEEAGIEFDKDLTVEQLKDIVSQFKAVIKKNTGVDFPTDPMEQLWGCIGAVFGSWTNDRAVVYRRQYHIPHNWGTATNVQAMVFGNLGDDCATGVGLTRNCSDGTPGFCGDYLINAQGEDVVAGIRTPKRIEESLSDDMPEAYEQLDQIGKTLEQHYKEVQDIEFTIQRGKVWMLQTRNAKRTGFAAVRIAVDLVNEGLIDPKTALEKRRIPADDLNQLLQPIFDPAAKEAAVKEGQMIAKGINAGPGAATGQIVFHASDAEATWNADNDAQLILVRRETSPEDLRGMKVAKGILTAFGGASSHAALVSRQMGKTCVCGCAALSINYEAGTVTVGDTVLKEGDWISIDGFTGEVFTGKIETSASEVMDVLMGNKKPEESETYGRYAQLMQWADEHRRLKVRANAEAHDAEAAVALGAEGVGLCRTEHMFFDHLDEIREMIFSSNKEDRERSLAKLLPFQRDDFTHLMRTMGERPVTIRLLDPPLHEFLSEEHLHADETLAPKLAKAFNVSEEEVHRRVEELAETNPMLGHRGCRLGIVYPEITAMQTRAIFEAACALKQEGINVHPEVMIPLAGFKTEFDNQAKVVRETAAKVFEEQGVEVEYMVGTMVEVPRAALTADEIAETAEFFSFGTNDLTQTTLGMSRDDYKGFIGEYLENDIIPADPFQTVDQSGVGKLMKIGVEGGRGTRSDLKIGICGEHGGDPKSVFFCNRIGLDYVSCSPRRIPIARLAAAQDAVEG
- a CDS encoding BON domain-containing protein, which encodes MLLPRKWVLSLGLLAAAPGVTLAGPFDFLKGGSETADAAQASAPRGNQEVAEDIAKALRKAKLVGRNIEIEYQNGVATIKGEVADAQHRINAVRAAESVSGVETVNAKLTVMQESAAPAGLPRQPEIQQAAFEGNAGDRVQQVNHAQSAGRSNQVVAQEIADSMVTAGLSGYDIEIRYKNGVVSLVGSVEAKEQAAHAQRVAQAVPGVQQVINRLTVDGQQVAASQAPASPYSPAPQQGVVPTGYPGPQGGYPAQPAGYGPQGGYPAQPAGYGPQAAAAMGMAGPGMHGPGVPPAGMPAGPGYGQAVQPAGHLVHNQPKLPPHAWPSYAHYDNYAAVTYPGSYDASAWPYIGPFYPYPQVPLGWRSAQLVWDDGYWNLEFNSRTDKWWWFLNPHNWD